Proteins encoded together in one Mus musculus strain C57BL/6J chromosome 16, GRCm38.p6 C57BL/6J window:
- the Stfa2 gene encoding stefin-2, whose amino-acid sequence MTEYTIEIIGGLSEARPATSEIQEIADKVRPLLEEKTNEKYEKFKAIEYKVQVVQGLNYFIKMNVGRGCYLHINVLSGISSENDLELTGYQTNKAKNDELTYF is encoded by the exons ATGACTGAATACACCATAGAAATAATTGGAGGTTTGTCAGAGGCCAGACCTGCCACATCAGAAATCCAGGAGATTGCTGACAAG GTCAGACCACTGCTTGAAGAGAAAACCAATGAGAAATATGAAAAATTCAAAGCCATCGAGTATAAAGTTCAAGTCGTCCAAGGACTAAATTACTTCATTAAG ATGAATGTAGGACGTGGTTGCTACCTCCACATAAACGTCTTAAGTGGTATTTCCAGTGAAAACGATTTGGAACTCACTGGTTATCAGACTAACAAAGCAAAGAATGATGAGCTGACCTACTTCTAA